The window CTGAACCGCAAGAACATGCTGATCGAGGATCGGGACCTCTTTGCCGGATCGTTGACCGGAAGCGCCGTCTATCCCCGGGAGATCATGGGGCTGGCCCTGGAGCTCAAGGCGGCCGCTCTCGTCTTCGTCCACAACCACCCTTCCGGCGACCCCTCCCCCTCCCCGGAGGACCAGCGCCTCACGCGGGACCTCGTCTGGGCCGCAAAGCTCCTCATGATCCAGGTCCTCGACCACATCGTGATCGGACACAACACCTATTACAGCTTCGCAGACCAGGGGCAGATCCGGCGGTATGCGGAGGATTACGACCAGCGCCTGCGCTCCATCTGAGAGCGCAAAGAGCCGCGCAGGCAGGGGGCAGGACGTATGCCAAAGCCCCGGAGGCGCCTCCCTCCAAAGGAGCGCCCAGGGCGCCTGCAGCAAAGGCCCATGAAAAGCGCAGCGGCCCCGGCTCGGCCCCGGGAGCACCGGCCGGGGGCAAAGCCCGAAGACGCCGGCGGCGGCACCGTTTCGTGAACGGTGGCCGCCGCCGGCAAGGGATGTGGCTGATGCAGGGCCGCGGGGATGCAGCCCCTTCAAAATGCGCTATTCGCGCTCCATTTCCGGTTTCCAGACCTCCCAGACCTTCCCCACGAGGTCCGGCCCAGGCTTCAGGGTGAGCTTGCCGGGCCGCCATCCCGATGGGGTGGCCTCGGCCCCTTTGGTCGCTCTGACGTGCTGGAAGGCCTGAATCTGGCGAAGGGTCTCGGCGACATGGCGCCCGACCGGGGGCGTCAGGACCTCGTATCCCTGGATCACGCCGTCCGGGTCGATGATGAACCGGCCGCGGTTCTCGACCCCGGCATCCTCATCGTACACCCCGTAGGCCAGCCCGACCTTCCCCCCACCGTCGGCAAGCATTGGGAAAGGCACGCCTCCTTTGACCATCTTGGACAATTCGTAGTCGTTCCACATCTTGTGCACGAAGACACTGTCAACGCTCATGGACAGGACCTCGACCCCCAGTTTCTGAAACTCTGGATATCGATCGGCGACCGCCGATATCTCGGTCGCTCAGACGAAGGTGAAATCACCGGGGTAGAAGCACAATACCACCCATTTCCCCAAACACTCCGAGAGCTTTACGGCTGTGAACTCGCCCTTGTGATAGGCCGGGGCGACAAAATCGGGGGCTGGTTTTCCCACCTGGATCATCTTTCTTTCCTCCTTTGCCGGTGTCGAAGGTTGCGGTTCTTTGGCCTCACCTGCCTGTCCGACCAAACCGCCGGTTGGACGCGCACAGCCCACTTTCGGCTTTTCCGCCATAGAAATCCTCCTCTACGCGATGGTTAGTAAGTTTCCATCCGGAAATGGTCCTTTTTCTGCCAATCTCGGCGTCAATCTGCACGTTTGCTTGTGCGGCGACTCCCAGGCCGCCGGCACATGAACGCTCGATTTCCTTGAAATCGGCAAATCTGGACCCACAGTGAAGCGCTGGAACCGAGCACCCGGGGGGAGTGAAGAAACCAGGACCCATCCCTGCGGGATGGGGCTGAGCACCCGAAGGGTGTGAAGAAAAGCCCTCAATTCCGATTTGCAAACTCGATTGTACCAGGGAAACCATTTCCGGATCGAAACAAGTTAACGGTGACACTCATTTCTTCACGCATCGCTTGCGTGCCGCGAAAGATCCGGACCGGCTCCTCCGCCGGCGGCGGGGGCCGTCCGTTTCGATCAAGGCAGTCATGCGCCCCTAACATAACCTTCTCCGGGCAAAAGAGCAAGAATTCCAGGATGGCGGATCGTCCTGCGCCCCCGGATCAGATCTTGATTTCGATCTGGCCGAAGGCCCAATAGGCATCCTCATGGCTGCCGGTCTTTTCGACGAACTCGCCCGGGTAAAATCCTGCGCATCCCGCCATCAGCCCGATGCGAGGGCACACCTGATACTTCCAGATCAGATCGATCTCTTCTCCCAGTTCCGAGCCGGAGGAGCCGGTCGGGTCCCACCGCATCTTTTTTCCGGTGCAGTAGTACCAGGCATCCCGATCCTCCGCCAGGCGGAAGTGGTGATAATCGAGGGACAGTTTCATCTTCTCGGCCGGTTTCACCCCCACGCCGACCTGGAGGTCCACCAGGTTCATCCAGGAAAACAGGTTCATGCGCCCGTAGTACAGATCGATGGCGCCGAACACCCCGTCGAACGTCCCGTGTCTCCCGTCCTTGGGGTCATCGTCTCCGGAGGCGTAGCTGACCGCGGCGGCGAGACGCGGCTTCCAAGGCGCCGGGAAGGTGTACCCGCCCTCGACGTTGAAACCGAAGGCGCGGACGCTGTCCCGGCCATAATCCCCGAACTGGTAGGCGAAGGTTGAGGCGTAGTCCAGCCGATTCCACTTCCCCTTGGCATAAAAACCCACGGTCTGGACCAGCAGGTCTCCGAGCCCGGATTCGCCCTTGGTGGTCTCATCCGAATCGTGTTTGACGACGTAGAAGAGGTCGAGTTTGTTCCCCGGGACCGCCTTGATCTGTGCGTAGGCTGCGTACGCCTTGTAGGGATAGTGTTCGTCATCGAATTCGTCTTTGAGGTAGAAGATGCGCTCCCCGGCAAAGATATCGACATCCACACTCTTGCTCTGCCACAGCAGCTTTCCGGCATCCCACGTGTAGCGGCCGACGTTGCCCCAGTCTCCGGGACCGAAGATCCGGTTGTCTCCGTACTTGATAGCCTGCCTTCCCACCTTGAAACCCAAGGGGGATGTCCCTATCTCCCGCCATTCCACGAAGGCCTGCCGAAGGTCCAGCTCATTCAGATAGGGACAGCTCCGCCCGAAATCATCCTTGTCGAGGTCGGAGAGAAAGAAGCGCGCGTCCTGAAACTGCACGAAAAAGTTTATCTTCTGCGGCAGCGTGTACCCCAGGTTGACCCGTACACGCGTCAGCAAAACCTCGTCGTCCCGGCCCGTCCCGTAGGTCTGGATGTTGAACTGGTCCATATACTCGTACCGGAAACGGACATTGGCGCTCAAATCGAGCCTGCCGGGGCCGAGTTCGATCCCCTTCAACCGATCGTCCAGCCAATCGGCCTTCGCCTCGGATTGCACCATCAAGGGTCCGAAAAACAGAAGCACCAGAAAAATCATGAAAACTCTTGCGTGTCTCGACGGCATAATCTCCCCTTTCTTACGTTTCTCAATCATTCATCACCACAATATGTTCCGGCGGAATATGTATCCTGATGCGATCTCCGGTATGGGATACCCGATCGGTCGATGTGTGGATGACCAATGGCATGGCGCCATCGACCGTGATCTCGTTGAAATAGGGTTTTTCGAGCGTGCGGATGACCGTCACGACAGAGCCTTGTTTTTCGTTGCCGTTTTCATTTTCCAGAACCTCGATGTGCTCCGGCCTGATCACGGCGATGACCTTTCCCTTGAACGGGTTTTTCTTCCTAAAGCAATGCTCGCCGATCCGGATCTCCGATCCGTCGCTCTCAGCCGGGAAGATGTTTTGCGATTTTACAAACCTCGCCACGAAGGCATTCTTCGGACTGGCCATGATCTCCTTCAGCGTGCCGATTTGGACTATTCGTCCACCGTCCATGATGGCGACGCGGTCGGAGACATCGGCGGCCTCTTCGAAGTTGTGGCAGACATGGATAAAGGTCGCATTCACCTCGCGCTGGATCTGCCTCAACTCCCTCGCCATCTCTCCCCTCAGATTTTCATCCAATGCGCTCAGGGGCTCATCCAGGAGGAGCAGCCTCGGACTGGTCGCCAGCGCACGCCCCAGGGCGACCCGCTGCTTCTCGCCGCCGCTCAGGTTGAGGGGCATGCGATGACGGATATACTCGATCCGGAGCAGTGAGATCATCTGCGAAACGACCTGGGAGATCTGATCCACAGGCATCCTCCTCGCCTCCAGGCCGTACGCGATGTTCTTTTCGACCGTCAGATTGGGGAACAGGGCATAGTCCTGCGGGACATACCCGATGTTCCGCTCCTCTGGATAGAGGGGTGTCACGTCCTCCCCACCCACCAGGATGCTGCCGTTATCCGGCTTGTAAATCCCCGCGATATACTCGATCAGGACCGTCTTGCCGGCGCCGGTCGAGCCGAGGATCGAAAAATACTCCCCTTTCGGCACCTTCAGATCGATATCGTGGAGCGTGAACCCCCCCAGATTTCCACCGAGCTTTTTGACTTCAAGCATGATTTGATCTCCTTACCACACATAGCCCTTTGCCCCGATGCGGTGCATGGCGTAGACCGAAATCCCCCCCACGAGCACCAGAACAAAGGCCAGAGCAAAACCGTATTCCACATTGCCGAACTCCACCTGGGCCCAGACGGCCACCGAGACCCAGTCGGCCTGATCCATCTGCAGCATTTTGGTCAGGTCCGAAAACCGCGACGGAGGCAGTTCCCGAAAGGTCCCGCAGAAGAAGAGGACCGCGCTGAACTCCGCCATTGCCCGGGTCCACGCCAGGATGATCCCGGCGACGATCCCGCTTTTGGCCAGAGGCAGGGTCACCGTGCGAAAGGCGCGGTAGCGGTTGCTGCCGAGCGACCGGGCGATCTGCTCGAAGCGCGGATTGACGCTGTCGAAGGCGGCCTTCCAGGCGCTCATTCCGAACGCGAAAGAGAGCACCAGCGACGCGATGACCATGCCCGGAAAGATGCTGTGGGCGAACTTGAAGCCCAGGGCCTGCTGCAATTTCCACAAGGGGCCGTAGTTGAACATCACGATCAGGCAGATGCCGATGACAGAACCGGGCATCACCATCAGGGAAGAGAAAAGGACATCGATGAAGGATTTGCCGGGGATCTTGTACCGGGAAAGCCCATAGGCTGCGGGGATGCCCAGCACGGCCGCGATGAAGGTCGTAAGGACCGTGATCGCGAAGGTCAGATTGAGCGACTTCCAGAAATAGGCATCCTTCCAGAATCCGCCTCCGAACTCGTTCATAATCTCCCGGTCCTCGCCCCATACCTCGATGATTTCACGGGTTTCCACGGCTGCCTGATCCACGAAGAGCTGATCCAGGTTGCTCAGGAACAGGTAGGCGGAATAGAAGAACAGCAGGCCGGCAAAACAGGTGAAAAACAGGTTGAACAGGCTGCGGCTGCGCCTTTTACCAGACATTGCTCCTCCCTCCTATCCATTTCATCGCCGATATTGCGGAAACCGCCATCAGGATGCAGACGATGCTCATCGAGGTGACCCATCCCATCATTCCTCCGTTCCAGTCCAGGTAAATGGCGAAAGGCATGATATCCGTCTTTCCCTCGGTCGCCCCGACAAAGAGCATCAACCCCTCCCATTCGGCGGCGGCCCTTGCCCAGACGACGATCATGCTGGCGATGATGCCGTTCTTCGCCATCGGGAGAATGACCTTGAAAAAGGTCCGTGCGGGCGATGCCCCCAAGCTGTTGGAAACCATCTCGAATTTGACGGGAATCATGTCGAAGGTCGCCTTCATGAGCCGGGCGCAAAAGGCGGCGGTCACCGTAAACTGGACCAGGAGCACGCCGTATACGTTCCGGCCGATGTAGATGGTGTAATGTTCACTGATCCAGTCGAACGGGAAGCGGGTCGTAATGCCGAATAGGAATGCACCGACCACCGCCGGGGAAACCACGATCGGCAAGTCGATGATCGTAGCGAACAGATGCCGGCACGGAAATCGGAACCTCGAAAGGGCGTATCCCGCCGGTATCCCGATGATCAGAGAGAAGGAAGTGGAAACCGTCGCCGTCCAGACCGTCAGCCAGAAGCGCTCCCACATCCGGGATTTCGAGAAAAAATAGAGGGTGTCGTGCCAGCCGAGGTAAATCCAGTTGCTCGCCACGAGCAAAACATAGACCGCCAGGACCGCGCCAACCGTTGTGGTGCACAAGGCCGGCCACCATCCCCCGCGAGACGTCAGAGTCATGCTGATTCCTCCCTGTTTGGAAGCTCCGGGTCCTTTCTGAAGATCCGGAATAGCAGGATCGACGGATCGGTTCGAAAAACCGTTTTGTGGATGGAAACGGGCCAGGTGTCCATACACAAATGATTTCCCGGCACAACCCGGTTTCCCATTCGGAAATAAGCTATCCATCCGGAAATGATTTCCCGGTAGAACCCAGTTTCCAAACCGGAAATGAGGATTTTTGGCCAATATCAATGAAATCAAGCGTTTGCGCTGAGGCGACCTGGTGGTCGCCGCACAAGCAAACATGCAGATTGACGCCGAGATTGGCCAAAAAGACCATTTCCGGATGGAAACGAGCTAATCTCCAGCCCGCTTCGTCTTCTTCTGCCGTAAGACCTCACTGGTCAGATCGCCTACCGTTTCCTCATTGACCGGGAACGAATCATCCTTGACGGCCTTGGCGGCGTTGACCAGATATTGCATGTCCTGATCGGTCGTCCCATCCAGGCAGAAGCCCTGCTCGTCCACCGGGATCACAGGGTTGATAGCATAGGCATGCCGGTGGAAGACGGCCCGGCCCTCGCTCGAAAGGATGAAATCCATCAGTTTTCGCGCGTCTTCTTCGTACCGGGCGAATTTCAGGATGCCGATCGGCAGCCGGACAATCCCCCGGTATTGGTGTTCGATCGGGATGATCTCCGCATCCCTCAGGTAAAGCACCGCCGTCGTCGCCCAGACGATCGTGCAGTCGATCGCCCGGTGCTGCGCCGCATTCCCCAGTTCGGGGATGCACTTGGCGCTCAGGGTGGCATTCTCCTTGACCTTGTCCCAGATGCCCGCCTTTTCGAAGGTCTTTTGATGCCAGATTCCGATGGCGCAGGAGCGCGGGTTGCCGAGCCCCACTTTTATACCGGGTTTGGCGAAATCCTCTATACAAGTGATGTTTTTGGGGTTTCCGGCAGGCGTGATGATCACGGTCACAAAATAGGCAGGGATGTCCGTCTCAGGATGATAGTCGGTCACAAACCCCCGTTCCACCGCCTGGAGCAGATAGAACTCCTCGCCTGGCATGAAGAGGTCCCCTTGCTTTGAGCGGGTGATATCCGCGATAAAGTAGCCGGACCCCTTATAGGAAAAATTGACGTGGATGGACGGGTTCTGCTCTTCGAAAATCTCCTTGATTTCATTCAGGGCGCCCCTCTGCCCCAAACCGGCATGGAAAAGCAGTTCTTTATCCTCCGCGTATGCATTGGAAAATAGGAAAAGCACACCAACAAAGCAAAAAATCGCCCAATTCTTGATCACGTTCATCTCGCACTCCTTTCGCTGAATGATCAAACTGCGCCACCGAGGCGCAGACCTTGTTTAGCCGCCCCGAAGGGCGGGCGGGTTGGACATGCGGCGCCATTGCCGGACGTCATCCATTGAGGCCATGACGCAAACAGCCTGAAAAGCGGCCTTCAGCGTGTAGCTCGCGCTTGAAATCCATGCGCGCCGGAAGGGTGGCAAAGGTGGGTCCGTTGGGCAGGAGGTCTATGCCGCCGACGTGGCCGGAGGGATATCATCCGGCGTCCCAAACCCGGCTCGAAGGCAGGTCAAAAAAGAAGCGAGCTTTCGTGGCGGTGTCCTTTGTTTACATTCCATGGCCTCCAGGCTCTTGCCACGGGGCTTTGTTGTTGCCACCGCCCCCTGAACGCCACGTCATCATCAGGTAAAGAGCAATTCCGGCAATCATCACGGGGAAGAGGAAAAGCACCAGCCCCTTGACCGGGTTTCTGCTGACAATCAGCCGGACGCTGGGCGTCCGGGGCACGAACTCCGGCCCTTTCTTCTCCTTTGGCGGTGTAAACCGCTTCAAGGTCACCTGGATGTCTTTCCAGACAAAGGGTTTCATGAAATAGGCCCTGCCCTGTGCCTCTGTTTCTCCGTTCCGCAAGAAGGCCACCTCGGAGAAATTGCCTTGTGAAAGCACAGCGAGCGGGACATGTTCATTCGGGCTCTGGTTCAGGAGCTTCATGTCGTCTTTGAAATGGATCTCCCTGACAGCAAGCGTGTAGCCTTGCGGCAGCGAAAAAGACTGACCTTTTCTCAGCAGGATGTTTTCATATCTGTATCCGAGCAGGAAGCTGCCGAAATGCCCGAGCGCGACCAGGCCGAACACCACATGGATGACCAGGATGACCATCCTCGAACGGAGAACGTTCCCCTTCATGAGCCGGATCAATTTGTTCCACGAACAGAAGACGAGGTTCACGGCGAGGATGAGCATCGCGGAGCAAAGCCCGACGAACCAGACCTTCAGGAGCAAAGGCGGCTGCTTATCGCCTGAAAACCAGACAGGGACGAGTGCGCTGTTCATGATCTTGAACCCGCCTTCGTAGAAGGGCGATTCAGCGAGAAGAATCCCCCATGCAAACCAGAAAACGAGCACGGCGAGGATGACCGTTGTGAACTGCATCGAGGAGAGGAGTTCGAAGGTTCGTTTCATGACAGCGCCTTCACGATCGTGACGGTGAGCATAACCATGGGGATCATCATGCCGAGGAGGGCTTGGATATCATTAGACATGGGGGGCTTCCCGGGGGGATGAAACGCAGCCATCAGCAGAAGAAGGATGATAGTGGATTGGAAGAAC is drawn from Desulfatiglans anilini DSM 4660 and contains these coding sequences:
- the prxU gene encoding thioredoxin-dependent peroxiredoxin (Most members of this family contain a selenocysteine.) is translated as MAEKPKVGCARPTGGLVGQAGEAKEPQPSTPAKEERKMIQVGKPAPDFVAPAYHKGEFTAVKLSECLGKWVVLCFYPGDFTFVUATEISAVADRYPEFQKLGVEVLSMSVDSVFVHKMWNDYELSKMVKGGVPFPMLADGGGKVGLAYGVYDEDAGVENRGRFIIDPDGVIQGYEVLTPPVGRHVAETLRQIQAFQHVRATKGAEATPSGWRPGKLTLKPGPDLVGKVWEVWKPEMERE
- a CDS encoding alginate export family protein, which translates into the protein MIFLVLLFFGPLMVQSEAKADWLDDRLKGIELGPGRLDLSANVRFRYEYMDQFNIQTYGTGRDDEVLLTRVRVNLGYTLPQKINFFVQFQDARFFLSDLDKDDFGRSCPYLNELDLRQAFVEWREIGTSPLGFKVGRQAIKYGDNRIFGPGDWGNVGRYTWDAGKLLWQSKSVDVDIFAGERIFYLKDEFDDEHYPYKAYAAYAQIKAVPGNKLDLFYVVKHDSDETTKGESGLGDLLVQTVGFYAKGKWNRLDYASTFAYQFGDYGRDSVRAFGFNVEGGYTFPAPWKPRLAAAVSYASGDDDPKDGRHGTFDGVFGAIDLYYGRMNLFSWMNLVDLQVGVGVKPAEKMKLSLDYHHFRLAEDRDAWYYCTGKKMRWDPTGSSGSELGEEIDLIWKYQVCPRIGLMAGCAGFYPGEFVEKTGSHEDAYWAFGQIEIKI
- a CDS encoding ABC transporter ATP-binding protein, with the translated sequence MLEVKKLGGNLGGFTLHDIDLKVPKGEYFSILGSTGAGKTVLIEYIAGIYKPDNGSILVGGEDVTPLYPEERNIGYVPQDYALFPNLTVEKNIAYGLEARRMPVDQISQVVSQMISLLRIEYIRHRMPLNLSGGEKQRVALGRALATSPRLLLLDEPLSALDENLRGEMARELRQIQREVNATFIHVCHNFEEAADVSDRVAIMDGGRIVQIGTLKEIMASPKNAFVARFVKSQNIFPAESDGSEIRIGEHCFRKKNPFKGKVIAVIRPEHIEVLENENGNEKQGSVVTVIRTLEKPYFNEITVDGAMPLVIHTSTDRVSHTGDRIRIHIPPEHIVVMND
- a CDS encoding ABC transporter permease subunit — protein: MSGKRRSRSLFNLFFTCFAGLLFFYSAYLFLSNLDQLFVDQAAVETREIIEVWGEDREIMNEFGGGFWKDAYFWKSLNLTFAITVLTTFIAAVLGIPAAYGLSRYKIPGKSFIDVLFSSLMVMPGSVIGICLIVMFNYGPLWKLQQALGFKFAHSIFPGMVIASLVLSFAFGMSAWKAAFDSVNPRFEQIARSLGSNRYRAFRTVTLPLAKSGIVAGIILAWTRAMAEFSAVLFFCGTFRELPPSRFSDLTKMLQMDQADWVSVAVWAQVEFGNVEYGFALAFVLVLVGGISVYAMHRIGAKGYVW
- a CDS encoding ABC transporter permease gives rise to the protein MTLTSRGGWWPALCTTTVGAVLAVYVLLVASNWIYLGWHDTLYFFSKSRMWERFWLTVWTATVSTSFSLIIGIPAGYALSRFRFPCRHLFATIIDLPIVVSPAVVGAFLFGITTRFPFDWISEHYTIYIGRNVYGVLLVQFTVTAAFCARLMKATFDMIPVKFEMVSNSLGASPARTFFKVILPMAKNGIIASMIVVWARAAAEWEGLMLFVGATEGKTDIMPFAIYLDWNGGMMGWVTSMSIVCILMAVSAISAMKWIGGRSNVW
- the modA gene encoding molybdate ABC transporter substrate-binding protein, translating into MNVIKNWAIFCFVGVLFLFSNAYAEDKELLFHAGLGQRGALNEIKEIFEEQNPSIHVNFSYKGSGYFIADITRSKQGDLFMPGEEFYLLQAVERGFVTDYHPETDIPAYFVTVIITPAGNPKNITCIEDFAKPGIKVGLGNPRSCAIGIWHQKTFEKAGIWDKVKENATLSAKCIPELGNAAQHRAIDCTIVWATTAVLYLRDAEIIPIEHQYRGIVRLPIGILKFARYEEDARKLMDFILSSEGRAVFHRHAYAINPVIPVDEQGFCLDGTTDQDMQYLVNAAKAVKDDSFPVNEETVGDLTSEVLRQKKTKRAGD